The Rubrobacter aplysinae DNA segment CCGCCACGGAGCCGGTGAGCAGCAGGTGCCCCTTGGAAGCCTTTAGCGCCTCGAGGCTGGCCCGGGCGGTTAGGGCGGCGCCGTAGACGTTGGTGAGGACCATGTCCCGCCAGCGCCCGGGGTCGGCTCCGGTGAAGCCTCCGGGCGAGCCGGGCATGCCGGCGTTGGCGTAGACCACGTCCACCCGGCCGAAACGCTCCAGGCAGGTCTGTATCAGGGACTGCTGGTCCTCCCAGTCGGTAACGTCGCAGCGGATCGGCAGCGCCTGCTCCGGCCCGCCGAGCTCCTCGGAGAGCTCAGAGACCTTCTCCTCGCGGCGGGCGGCGAGCACCAGTCGGTAGCCGAGCCCGGCGGCCTGCCGGGCCGTCGCCGCCCCGATGCCGCTAGA contains these protein-coding regions:
- a CDS encoding SDR family oxidoreductase, with the translated sequence MPEAPVFLITGASSGIGAATARQAAGLGYRLVLAARREEKVSELSEELGGPEQALPIRCDVTDWEDQQSLIQTCLERFGRVDVVYANAGMPGSPGGFTGADPGRWRDMVLTNVYGAALTARASLEALKASKGHLLLTGSVAGRRANSGSMYSATKWAVTGMGEAIRQEMAGTGVRVTLIEPGMVDTPFFDTPKPDALRPEDVARAVLYAVDQPAHVDVNEILVRPTSQDN